TGTATATTCAACGCCGACGCTCTCTGCCTCCAGTATTTTTCTTTTTCTCGTGGGAAAGCTCGCCGGATTCTGTTTGAACTTATTCATACAGCCCGTCGAGCAGAAATAATAGGCTTCGCCTTCAAAATCGTATTTTCCCGCTGACGTTTCGGGAGCGACCGTCATCCCGCAGACCGGGTCAACAAACTCTCCGCCAGCCGTTGCCTTCATGTCGCCGTGCGGGACGGTTTCCTTTTGTTCGCGTCCGATCTCGACAAGACCACTCGCGGGAACGTCTTGTGTTTGGGCAATAAATTTCTGCAAGCAGCCCTTAGAGCAAAAATAGTAAGTCTTGTCCTCATGATTAAAAGTTCCTGCTGCCGCGATTGGATCGACCGTCATTCCACATATCGGATCAATAAATTCGTCTGCCGTAGCGATCTGTTTCTCAGTTCCTGTCATAGCCCCTCCTGGTGGGAAAAAAACGTTTTCACCCTTGCTCAATTACCGCTGCAACAGCTTGCCGGGCTACTGTTCGGAGATAAGAATTTCTGCAACGGCGGTTACCGGTGTGACTTGCATTCCGCAAACTGGGTCGATGAATGTATCAGCCGTGGTTGTTTTGTTTTCCAACATATTTTTTATCACTCCTGTCATTAAAAAGTAACGACAGAATATATTCTACAACCTGTCAGCAGGGGTCAGGTCAAGCTCTTTTTTTCTGCCTCGCTTACCGACTCGATCAAATGGCAAACTGAATCGCCCGTCGGCATTGAATTCCTCATTTTTGACCAGTCCTGAAGGGCTTTCTCCATTTTCCGTTGGAGTTTCTGCATCTCTCTTATTTTTCGTTGATTCTCCGCAATGCGTCGGACAATAATTTCCCGAACCATCGGACACGGCGTATTCCCTTCTTTCGCCTCTTTCAAAATATCCGCGATCTCGGCGAGCGAAAATCCCAGATTGCCGGCCGCTTTGATAAAACGCACACGCACGGCATCCGATGTCTGATAGACCTTGTAGTTGTTTTGCGTATTGCGGGCGGGTTTTAGTAGACCTATGCGCGTATAGTGCCTAACCGTGTAAAGCGATACATCCGCTTGGTTTGCCAGAACTGTTGCAGTCATCATTAGCTTGATCGACTCCTCATTATTTACGTTCCAACTCGTCGAGTTTATTCTTCATCCAGTCGATTTCCTTTTGTTGGTCGATCGTTATCGATTTGCACAGATCCTTGACCTCCTGGTCTCGAAGATTCGGGTTATCACACATGAGGATCGCTCCGGCGTGGTGCGGTATCATCGATTTGAGAAATTGCTTATCTCCAACTACCGTTTGATATCTGATAAAGGCCGTAAACAGAATTAGCAGCAGGACGCTCACACCAGCGATGATAAGATTGGCCTTTTGTTGTTGTACATGGACCACATTACAAAGATCTCGATCACAATCATCGGAGCTGTCATGAGCCCGGCCATGTAAAGCTGGTTTATGTTTGGATATACGTTGGCGAATGAATCGACCATCATATACATGAACACAAACATTGAGATAAACGACAGAACCGCCATTATCGCTAGGTTCACGTACATGCTTTTCATGTTTCTCATGCTTTCTGTATGATTCATGTCTTTCATATTTCTCAATCCTCCTATTCCAAATTCATACGGTTATTAACTCAAGACGAAATGTGGAGTATTTCGAGTTCCATTACCACGTGGCCGAAAAAGATGACGTCGGGCAAATAGGCACTACCCGACGCCTTTTTGCTCATTGACCGTATAAACTTCTGGACTCCCTTCTAACATGTCCTTATACAGTGTCGAGCAAAATTAAATTACGCTTTAGGAGTCGGAGACGCCGCAGGTGCCGGGGCACGGCGAGGGGCGCTTGAGTGCCAATGAACAATCCGCCATTTGCCTTCGCGTTTTTCTAAGACTACCGTACCAAGGCCGCCGCTTTCTACTTTTCTCGTTCCCATCTCAGAGGCGAGACTGTATTTGAATGTCGCCCACGCGGTCTTGCCGTCGACCTTTATTTTCATATCAGAAAAGGAGTATTTCGTATTTTTGAATTCCTTTAGTTCCGGTGCAAGATGCGTGTTTCGGTAATCGGTCCAGCCGTAATTGGCGTGTCCGCTTTCGAAGACGGTGACATCGTCGCTGTTCGCCCAGATCTTATCGAGTGCGGCGAGATCGCCTTGTTCGATGGCAAGCGCCTCGCGTGTCATGACGTCCGTCACGGCCTTTACTTCGTCGGTTTGTGCCGAAACAGTCTCGTTGAGGCTAAAGGCGATAGCTCCCGCACC
The sequence above is a segment of the Acidobacteriota bacterium genome. Coding sequences within it:
- a CDS encoding MerR family DNA-binding protein, giving the protein MMTATVLANQADVSLYTVRHYTRIGLLKPARNTQNNYKVYQTSDAVRVRFIKAAGNLGFSLAEIADILKEAKEGNTPCPMVREIIVRRIAENQRKIREMQKLQRKMEKALQDWSKMRNSMPTGDSVCHLIESVSEAEKKSLT
- a CDS encoding nuclear transport factor 2 family protein, which codes for MTRKDFNKLLMAALAVLIGAGAIAFSLNETVSAQTDEVKAVTDVMTREALAIEQGDLAALDKIWANSDDVTVFESGHANYGWTDYRNTHLAPELKEFKNTKYSFSDMKIKVDGKTAWATFKYSLASEMGTRKVESGGLGTVVLEKREGKWRIVHWHSSAPRRAPAPAASPTPKA